In Deinococcus sp. QL22, the following are encoded in one genomic region:
- a CDS encoding NADH-quinone oxidoreductase subunit M, with protein sequence MIHFMIFLPLLGSLLLLITPVRWREEVAGFFAAATLGLGIGIWRAGGADLFSINWVPSLGITYSVALDGVSLTLALVTAFMTLIAILYASRRVANPGTMLALILAMETGLIGIFAARDLILFYVFFEDALLPALLMLAIYGKSHRMRALVKFAAYTLFGSLLMLVSIIGIKSLGGSPTFALVDLAANTVTGPAQTWLYLGFLAAMAVKLPLWPLHAWLPDFHEQNHDSGIPDLMGTLYKVGGYGIFRFGIELFPDASEQLRPILMGLAAFTALYAAWIAFRQTNWKRLLAYAGLSHMGFVALGVFSLNETAVIGAMYLLAFQNVYTGALFLAVGMLQERIGSLDTRVGGVMNQAGALGGLTMALWFASIAVPGFAGFVGEFSILLGAYQVQPWITFVAGLTTIAAAVYALSAFQTTFWQGRPLGGIKVADLHGTEWLVLGLPLAVALFFGVYSAPAINLIQPAVKTVLAALGAN encoded by the coding sequence ATGATCCACTTCATGATTTTCCTGCCGCTGCTGGGGTCGCTGCTGCTGCTGATTACCCCCGTGCGTTGGCGTGAGGAGGTGGCCGGATTCTTCGCCGCCGCCACGCTGGGCCTCGGCATCGGCATCTGGCGGGCGGGCGGCGCAGACCTGTTCAGCATCAACTGGGTGCCGTCGCTGGGCATCACCTACTCGGTCGCGCTGGACGGTGTGAGCCTCACACTGGCACTGGTCACGGCTTTCATGACCCTGATTGCCATTCTGTACGCCTCGCGGCGGGTGGCGAATCCTGGCACGATGCTGGCCTTGATTCTGGCTATGGAAACGGGTCTGATCGGCATTTTCGCCGCTCGCGACCTGATCCTCTTTTATGTGTTCTTCGAGGATGCCCTGCTGCCCGCCCTGCTGATGCTGGCGATCTACGGCAAATCGCACCGGATGCGGGCGCTGGTCAAATTCGCGGCCTACACGCTGTTTGGCAGCCTGCTGATGCTGGTTTCTATTATTGGCATCAAGTCGCTGGGGGGGAGCCCCACCTTTGCGCTGGTGGATCTGGCGGCCAACACGGTCACTGGCCCGGCCCAGACGTGGCTGTATCTGGGGTTCCTCGCGGCGATGGCGGTCAAGCTTCCGCTCTGGCCGCTGCACGCCTGGCTCCCCGATTTCCACGAGCAGAACCACGACAGCGGCATTCCCGATCTGATGGGCACGCTATACAAGGTGGGCGGTTACGGCATCTTCCGCTTCGGCATAGAACTGTTCCCCGATGCCTCCGAGCAACTGCGCCCCATCCTGATGGGACTGGCCGCATTCACGGCCCTGTACGCCGCGTGGATCGCCTTCCGGCAAACCAACTGGAAACGCCTGTTGGCCTACGCGGGTCTGTCTCACATGGGGTTCGTGGCGCTGGGCGTGTTCAGTCTCAACGAAACTGCCGTGATTGGGGCAATGTATCTGCTGGCCTTCCAGAACGTGTATACCGGGGCGCTGTTCCTGGCCGTCGGGATGCTTCAGGAGCGCATCGGCAGCCTCGATACCCGCGTGGGCGGCGTGATGAATCAGGCGGGTGCGCTGGGCGGCCTCACGATGGCGCTGTGGTTCGCCTCTATCGCCGTGCCCGGTTTTGCCGGATTCGTCGGAGAATTCAGCATCCTGTTGGGCGCGTATCAGGTGCAGCCGTGGATTACTTTCGTGGCAGGCCTGACCACCATTGCCGCCGCTGTGTACGCCCTGAGTGCCTTCCAGACCACCTTCTGGCAGGGCCGCCCGCTGGGTGGAATCAAAGTGGCCGACCTGCACGGCACCGAATGGCTGGTGCTGGGGCTGCCGCTGGCTGTGGCCCTCTTCTTCGGGGTGTATTCGGCCCCGGCCATCAACCTGATCCAACCAGCGGTCAAAACCGTTCTTGCTGCGCTGGGAGCCAATTAA
- a CDS encoding NADH-quinone oxidoreductase subunit N, translated as MPESALQIPDVKLAAMLPILIVLAGAIASTVLGFNLPRRALTIINLVMLVLSGVSMVTLWDSGATAFGGGLQADNAAILLGLTILVGSIMTLLVSLDTAYRARVSFPEFDAMLMYAITGTLLIAFSGDLIVMLIGLEIMSLSGYVLATLQASRRAEESGLKYFLLGAVGSAILIYGIAFVYGATGSLSYAGIAAKASGLTPANVGILVGGALLMLAGFAFKVALAPFHQWTPDVYGGAPTSVSLFLSTVVKVAAFAGMLRVFGGALADAPGWASVLQILTAATLIIGNTAALLQRNFKRMLAYSAVAHTGFLAMCLLGTPQAGGAALGYYLLVYTLMTAAALAVVAALQRDETGMEIDDLRGLYYRHPAYAVALAVCLASLAGLPPFAGFFGKYLAFQAAFQNGYVWISVLAALTSVAALIYYLRPAMLMFMPDRTPAREYPNGQRTPTNFAVVLGVLGVTVLGVLPNIWYGWVQNPAIWLFLAGR; from the coding sequence ATGCCTGAATCCGCACTGCAAATTCCTGATGTGAAACTGGCGGCCATGCTGCCCATCCTGATTGTGCTGGCCGGAGCCATTGCCAGCACGGTTCTGGGCTTCAACCTCCCGCGCCGCGCCCTGACCATCATCAATCTGGTCATGTTGGTCTTGTCGGGCGTCAGCATGGTCACGCTCTGGGACAGCGGCGCAACTGCCTTCGGCGGCGGCCTGCAAGCCGACAACGCCGCCATTTTGCTGGGCCTCACCATTCTTGTAGGCAGCATCATGACGCTACTGGTCAGCCTCGATACGGCCTACCGCGCCCGCGTGTCGTTTCCCGAATTCGACGCCATGCTGATGTACGCCATCACAGGCACGCTGCTCATTGCCTTTTCCGGCGACCTGATCGTGATGCTGATCGGGCTGGAAATCATGAGTCTCAGCGGGTATGTGCTGGCAACACTGCAAGCCTCGCGCCGCGCCGAAGAATCGGGCCTGAAGTATTTCCTGCTGGGCGCGGTGGGCAGCGCTATCCTCATTTACGGCATCGCCTTCGTGTACGGCGCAACCGGCAGCCTCAGTTACGCCGGAATTGCTGCCAAAGCCAGCGGCCTCACGCCTGCCAACGTGGGTATTCTGGTCGGCGGCGCACTCCTGATGTTGGCGGGGTTTGCCTTCAAAGTCGCGCTGGCTCCCTTTCACCAGTGGACGCCGGATGTGTACGGCGGAGCGCCCACCAGCGTCAGTCTGTTCCTGAGTACGGTGGTGAAGGTCGCCGCCTTTGCCGGAATGCTGCGCGTGTTTGGCGGCGCACTGGCCGACGCGCCCGGTTGGGCCTCGGTACTGCAAATCCTCACGGCGGCTACTCTGATCATCGGCAATACGGCGGCCCTGTTGCAGCGCAACTTTAAGCGGATGCTGGCCTATTCGGCGGTGGCCCATACGGGATTCCTCGCCATGTGCCTGCTGGGTACCCCCCAAGCAGGCGGCGCGGCACTGGGCTACTACCTGCTCGTGTACACCCTGATGACGGCAGCAGCCTTGGCCGTAGTCGCTGCCCTCCAGCGCGATGAAACGGGCATGGAAATTGATGATCTGCGCGGCCTGTATTACCGCCATCCGGCCTACGCGGTGGCGCTGGCCGTGTGCCTCGCGTCGCTGGCGGGTCTGCCCCCCTTCGCCGGATTTTTCGGTAAGTATCTGGCGTTTCAGGCGGCCTTCCAGAATGGGTACGTGTGGATCAGCGTGCTGGCCGCCCTCACCAGCGTGGCCGCGCTCATCTACTATCTGCGCCCCGCCATGCTGATGTTCATGCCCGACCGCACGCCTGCCCGCGAATACCCGAACGGCCAGCGCACGCCCACCAATTTTGCCGTCGTATTGGGAGTATTGGGCGTCACGGTGCTGGGCGTCTTGCCCAATATCTGGTATGGTTGGGTACAGAATCCGGCGATCTGGCTGTTCCTGGCAGGAAGGTAA
- a CDS encoding CHASE2 domain-containing protein — MLLSPERSLARYTVPAAAVLAAALALLVPDNVRLHDALNRALPSPADQRVVVIGIDDASLRDYGRLDSWPRELYGQALNTLDEAGARAIGIDVILSDPAQNDQRLADAFSRPNVVLATAPGEDTTAAHPDWRSPTGVSALNIASDGLVRSFQAAYRENDMASAQSKLVPSLARQVAVIAGRDVPLNTTPRVLRYTRPDLERLPVLSFRDVVNGNVRYSDLQGRVVLIGLTATGLGNGGLGGQTLRDVTGEVVSGALLQARAVSSLLSPPFQQIPLWLTVLLCVLAASAAVLARGLWGFGIALLALSLAVPLWLANILLPGVTISLAAILGTALVALERWWNLRNIGTLDPLTGLGNRLAFTRAVEHRWAARAERPLGLLLVDLSGFRKVNDTYGRSAGDELLRDLAARIQTHKRRGDVIFRWGADEFAVLLDNTDDLDLAVITERVQRTLDAISFRDIPLRASVGAATTTPDIRTPVELIEAASRSRYRMKYQREQRE; from the coding sequence ATGCTGCTCTCCCCTGAACGCTCGCTGGCCCGCTATACCGTGCCGGCGGCGGCGGTCTTGGCAGCGGCCCTGGCCCTGCTGGTGCCCGACAATGTGCGGCTGCACGACGCCCTGAACCGCGCTTTACCCAGTCCTGCCGACCAACGCGTCGTGGTGATCGGCATCGATGACGCCAGCCTGCGCGATTACGGACGGCTGGACAGTTGGCCCCGCGAGCTGTACGGCCAAGCACTGAACACGCTGGATGAGGCGGGGGCGCGGGCCATCGGCATAGACGTGATCCTCAGCGATCCGGCGCAGAACGACCAACGTCTGGCCGACGCCTTTAGCCGCCCCAACGTGGTGCTGGCAACCGCCCCCGGCGAGGACACCACCGCCGCCCACCCCGATTGGCGCTCCCCCACCGGAGTCAGTGCCCTGAACATCGCCTCCGACGGCTTGGTGCGTTCTTTTCAGGCGGCATACCGTGAAAACGACATGGCCTCTGCCCAAAGCAAACTCGTTCCGAGCTTGGCCCGGCAGGTGGCCGTGATCGCGGGCCGCGACGTGCCGCTGAACACTACACCGCGTGTGCTGCGCTATACCCGGCCCGATCTGGAACGTCTGCCCGTCCTGTCTTTCCGAGATGTGGTCAACGGCAATGTGCGCTACAGCGATCTTCAGGGCCGGGTGGTGCTGATTGGCCTGACGGCGACTGGGCTAGGCAACGGCGGTCTGGGCGGTCAAACCCTGCGCGACGTGACGGGCGAAGTGGTGTCCGGCGCACTGCTTCAGGCACGGGCCGTGTCCAGCCTTCTCAGTCCGCCGTTTCAGCAGATTCCACTGTGGCTCACCGTCTTGCTGTGCGTGCTGGCGGCCAGTGCTGCGGTGCTGGCGCGGGGGCTGTGGGGCTTCGGGATTGCGCTGCTGGCGCTGTCTCTGGCCGTCCCACTGTGGCTCGCCAATATCCTCTTACCGGGCGTCACGATTTCGCTGGCAGCCATTCTGGGCACGGCGTTGGTGGCATTGGAACGCTGGTGGAATTTACGAAATATCGGCACGCTCGACCCGCTGACCGGATTGGGCAACCGATTGGCCTTTACCCGCGCCGTGGAACACCGTTGGGCCGCCCGCGCCGAACGCCCGCTGGGGCTGCTGCTGGTCGATCTGAGTGGCTTCCGGAAGGTCAACGATACGTATGGCCGCAGCGCTGGAGACGAACTGCTGCGTGACCTCGCGGCCCGGATTCAGACCCACAAGCGCCGAGGTGACGTGATCTTCCGTTGGGGCGCAGACGAGTTCGCCGTGCTGCTCGACAATACCGACGATCTAGACTTGGCCGTGATCACCGAACGAGTGCAGCGCACCCTCGACGCCATTTCCTTCCGGGACATCCCGCTGCGGGCCAGCGTGGGCGCGGCCACCACCACCCCCGATATCCGCACACCCGTAGAACTGATCGAAGCTGCCAGCCGCAGCCGCTACCGCATGAAGTACCAGCGGGAGCAGAGGGAGTAG
- a CDS encoding FecR domain-containing protein, translating into MKLSAQVSTPQILQVQAPLKSGLSAGLLGMSLWVGALGLGQASAQAAFLTVREAASRVEIQEAGNVWRTQAGISSVALGLRTGTGRAVLQSGTGQVVVGSASRLRTYLQEADLLEGQFLLRGPVEVHVQGNHLFIDGTGQVRVDLAPGGSTLRVAVISGSSRLAIGARITTVRAGQQIALKTGQISDFRETDPWYAAQFRGAGTATIEATRGGVKLFRGGAASVNAAVGDDLAAGERLTTDTNTWAEVGFTGGGYLRLTEQSELSVIAIDKTAQGREVTLQLLRGSACNVVQKGQGGYKITTPVVSTAVRGTVFRVDANGLVKVFEGQVALASDEDVTVSEGEQRQQGGQLQPLTPDALDAFNIARDAERARPLVFKLDPTPSSLRELALSARSLQGATVTATIAGRTVNLSAAEGTEGLFRLERLQDTLPEGEYAVQVTATRFGQTVTQTRQIRLDRTAPVVSNLRASVEGRILTLTGQVADAGTTQPLLTVTLGDLSYTWRVQGNFSVLLPAPTSAVPIRVSVQDGAGNESYAALP; encoded by the coding sequence GTGAAGTTGTCTGCTCAGGTTTCTACTCCCCAAATTCTTCAAGTCCAGGCTCCCCTGAAGAGCGGTCTGTCGGCTGGACTTTTGGGAATGAGCCTATGGGTGGGCGCTTTGGGCCTCGGTCAGGCCAGTGCACAGGCGGCGTTCCTCACTGTGCGCGAGGCAGCGAGCCGAGTAGAAATTCAGGAAGCGGGCAATGTCTGGCGCACGCAGGCCGGAATATCCAGTGTTGCGCTGGGCCTCCGCACAGGCACAGGCCGCGCCGTCCTTCAAAGTGGGACAGGTCAGGTCGTGGTCGGCAGCGCCTCCAGGCTCAGAACCTACCTGCAAGAGGCCGATTTGCTGGAAGGCCAGTTCCTGCTGCGGGGCCCAGTAGAGGTGCATGTTCAGGGCAACCACCTGTTTATAGACGGAACCGGGCAAGTGCGGGTTGACCTCGCTCCCGGCGGTTCCACGCTGCGGGTGGCCGTCATCAGTGGTTCCAGCCGTCTGGCGATAGGCGCACGTATTACCACTGTGCGGGCAGGTCAGCAGATTGCCCTCAAGACCGGGCAAATCAGCGACTTCCGTGAAACCGATCCCTGGTATGCGGCCCAGTTCAGGGGAGCCGGAACCGCCACCATCGAGGCCACTCGCGGCGGTGTGAAGTTGTTCCGGGGTGGGGCTGCGTCTGTGAATGCCGCTGTGGGCGACGATTTGGCCGCAGGCGAGCGCCTGACCACCGACACCAATACCTGGGCCGAAGTGGGCTTTACAGGCGGCGGCTACCTGCGCCTGACCGAGCAGAGCGAACTGAGCGTGATCGCCATAGACAAGACCGCGCAGGGCCGGGAAGTGACCCTACAACTTCTGCGCGGCAGTGCCTGCAACGTGGTGCAAAAGGGGCAGGGCGGCTACAAGATCACCACGCCTGTGGTCAGTACGGCGGTACGCGGAACCGTCTTCCGGGTCGATGCCAACGGCCTCGTAAAAGTGTTCGAGGGGCAGGTAGCTCTGGCCAGCGATGAGGATGTCACCGTGTCGGAAGGCGAGCAGCGGCAGCAAGGCGGCCAACTTCAGCCCCTGACGCCTGACGCCCTCGACGCCTTTAATATTGCGCGTGACGCGGAACGGGCGCGGCCTCTGGTCTTTAAGCTCGACCCGACGCCCAGCAGCCTGCGGGAGTTGGCCCTGTCTGCCCGCAGCCTGCAGGGCGCCACCGTGACCGCCACCATTGCCGGACGCACCGTCAACCTCAGTGCCGCGGAGGGGACAGAAGGGCTGTTCCGGTTAGAACGCTTGCAAGACACGCTGCCAGAAGGAGAGTACGCCGTGCAGGTGACAGCCACCCGCTTTGGACAGACAGTCACGCAAACGCGCCAGATTCGCCTCGACCGCACCGCGCCTGTCGTCAGCAACCTCAGAGCCAGCGTCGAGGGCCGCATTCTGACCCTGACCGGACAGGTGGCCGACGCGGGTACGACTCAGCCCCTTCTGACCGTCACTTTGGGCGACCTCAGCTACACCTGGCGCGTGCAGGGCAACTTTAGTGTGCTGCTGCCCGCACCTACATCTGCCGTTCCCATCCGGGTCAGCGTGCAGGACGGGGCCGGAAACGAGAGTTATGCTGCTCTCCCCTGA
- the abc-f gene encoding ribosomal protection-like ABC-F family protein has product MLVAVQDAIKEYGPLTVLSEVTFAVQPGDRVGLVGRNGAGKSTLLRLLTGEIAPDGGTVRRSPGVRVRALRQDPVFADGSTVDSILDAAFHDLDALEAELETAAAAMSSGTPESVMHHEEVLEHYVRRGGYERRSRKDAVTLAFGFRGRETDLVSALSGGERTRLGLAALLVENPDVLLLDEPTNHLDIVMVEWLESFLSRYPGAVLVISHDRTFLDTVTRETAYLRGGGLKVYAGGYTIFRENLDAELERQATAAAQDAKQVAALQSSADRMKIWGLGMSKLARRAKAMQARVDRMQARATAAPPAAERTTRIVFHAPESGDVVLDARHVTRRIEGRHGPRTLFEDVNVQLRRGERVAIIGRNGAGKTTLLKALLGLEPSNDPRARVLTGARVTVGYYDQALRGVDPSQTLYDVAREYVSKDPEAHDLLGTFMFPYDQHDKQAKILSGGERARLAMLKLAQEDHNLLVMDEPTNHLDMEMVESLEEALTAFTGTLIMVSHDRAFIEGLADRIWLIEDGLFYEYPGWADYKAKHKPVLPNVPAVVTAPKPAPAKGKGLWHLKRQVEVLEAEVARLEAHLMDAQNALHAAGAGADYAALGQAAHDLEAELEAKVAEWSDKQAEVEEKGG; this is encoded by the coding sequence GTGCTTGTTGCTGTGCAGGATGCCATCAAAGAATATGGGCCGTTGACCGTGCTTTCAGAGGTCACTTTTGCCGTTCAACCCGGCGACCGCGTGGGGCTGGTGGGACGCAACGGCGCGGGCAAAAGCACGCTGTTGCGCCTGCTGACGGGTGAAATTGCCCCGGACGGAGGGACGGTGCGGCGTTCTCCGGGGGTGAGGGTGCGGGCACTGCGCCAAGATCCGGTGTTTGCAGACGGCTCTACGGTAGACAGCATTCTGGACGCGGCCTTCCATGATTTGGACGCACTGGAAGCTGAACTGGAAACGGCGGCGGCGGCCATGAGCAGCGGTACCCCCGAAAGCGTAATGCACCATGAAGAGGTACTGGAGCATTACGTGAGGCGTGGGGGCTACGAACGCCGCAGCCGCAAAGATGCCGTAACACTGGCGTTCGGCTTCCGGGGCCGTGAAACCGATCTGGTATCGGCGCTCAGTGGCGGCGAACGCACCCGGCTGGGGCTGGCGGCGTTGCTGGTGGAAAACCCCGATGTCCTATTGCTGGACGAGCCGACCAACCACCTCGACATCGTGATGGTGGAATGGCTGGAAAGTTTTTTATCGCGTTACCCCGGCGCAGTGTTGGTCATCAGCCACGACCGGACTTTTCTGGATACAGTGACCCGCGAAACGGCGTATCTGCGCGGTGGCGGCCTGAAGGTATACGCGGGCGGGTACACCATTTTCCGCGAAAATCTGGACGCCGAACTGGAACGGCAGGCTACTGCTGCCGCGCAGGATGCCAAACAGGTGGCCGCCCTGCAAAGTAGCGCCGACCGCATGAAGATCTGGGGGCTGGGCATGAGTAAGCTGGCCCGCCGCGCCAAAGCGATGCAGGCCCGCGTAGACCGCATGCAGGCCCGCGCCACCGCCGCCCCGCCCGCCGCCGAGCGCACCACCCGCATCGTGTTTCACGCCCCGGAAAGCGGAGACGTGGTGCTGGACGCCCGCCATGTGACGCGCCGAATAGAGGGCAGGCACGGCCCGCGCACCCTGTTCGAGGATGTGAACGTGCAACTGCGCCGGGGCGAGCGAGTGGCGATCATTGGCCGCAACGGGGCAGGCAAAACCACGCTGCTGAAGGCCTTGTTGGGGCTGGAACCCAGCAACGACCCCCGCGCCCGCGTCCTTACTGGGGCAAGAGTCACGGTGGGCTACTACGATCAGGCGCTGCGCGGCGTAGACCCCAGCCAAACGCTGTACGACGTGGCCCGCGAGTACGTCTCCAAAGACCCGGAAGCCCACGACCTGCTGGGAACCTTCATGTTTCCTTACGATCAGCACGACAAGCAGGCCAAGATTCTGTCGGGCGGCGAACGGGCGCGACTGGCTATGCTGAAACTGGCACAGGAAGACCACAACCTGCTGGTGATGGACGAGCCGACCAACCACCTCGATATGGAAATGGTGGAATCGCTGGAAGAAGCGCTGACTGCGTTTACAGGCACCCTGATCATGGTCAGCCACGACCGCGCCTTTATTGAGGGGCTGGCTGACCGAATCTGGCTGATCGAGGACGGCCTGTTCTATGAATATCCCGGCTGGGCCGACTACAAAGCCAAGCACAAGCCTGTGCTGCCCAATGTTCCGGCGGTGGTGACTGCTCCGAAACCCGCGCCAGCCAAAGGCAAAGGCCTGTGGCATCTCAAGCGGCAGGTGGAAGTGCTGGAAGCCGAAGTTGCCCGCCTGGAAGCACACCTGATGGACGCCCAGAACGCCCTACATGCAGCAGGTGCAGGGGCCGATTACGCCGCACTAGGACAGGCCGCGCACGATCTGGAGGCCGAACTGGAAGCGAAAGTGGCCGAGTGGAGTGACAAGCAAGCCGAAGTTGAAGAGAAGGGCGGGTAA
- a CDS encoding toxic anion resistance protein, with product MSDKSGPLSPLTPPEGLNVPASVPQVGAGDASNMVPLSAEDRARLDTLARAFVEDVLSAGTHSDTFKRKLDAVHELGAQEQRAAAQVSSRMMERPLRASKAGALAEGSDILRGLTDLRRTVEDLDPSRTPTVRGFLGKLPGGRKAQNAMDRYQSAQSHLNAILEALYRSQDELRRDNASIETEKVHLWETMQKLRQYAHVGKSVDEALTARLTTLQATDPDKARIVREELLFAVRQRVTDLLTQLAVGIQGYLALDLVRRNNMELIKGVDRASTTTVSALRTAIMVAQALGTQQAVLGQVTALNDTTGRMIGSTASLLKQQSTEIQKQAGSATVDPQIIQAAFRDVYGALDAISTYRTQALERFKDTISVLDQEVSHAQTYLDRERQQASRDVALGLNVTEKGDLKL from the coding sequence ATGAGCGATAAATCTGGCCCCCTCTCGCCGCTGACCCCACCCGAAGGTCTGAACGTGCCCGCATCTGTGCCTCAAGTCGGTGCGGGCGACGCTTCCAACATGGTGCCGCTCTCTGCCGAAGACCGCGCCCGGCTGGACACGCTGGCCCGAGCTTTTGTGGAAGATGTGCTGTCGGCGGGCACGCACAGCGACACCTTCAAGCGCAAACTGGACGCCGTACACGAGTTGGGCGCACAGGAGCAGCGGGCAGCGGCACAGGTATCGAGCCGCATGATGGAACGCCCGCTGCGGGCCTCTAAAGCCGGGGCGTTGGCCGAGGGCAGCGACATTTTGCGCGGCCTGACCGACCTGCGGCGCACCGTGGAAGACCTTGATCCTTCCCGCACGCCCACCGTGCGCGGGTTTCTGGGCAAGCTGCCGGGTGGACGCAAGGCGCAGAACGCGATGGACAGGTATCAGAGCGCCCAGTCGCATCTGAACGCGATTCTTGAGGCGCTGTACCGCTCTCAGGATGAACTGCGGCGCGACAATGCCAGCATTGAAACCGAGAAGGTACACCTGTGGGAAACCATGCAAAAGCTGCGGCAATACGCGCATGTGGGGAAATCGGTGGATGAGGCCCTGACCGCCCGCCTGACCACGTTGCAAGCCACTGACCCCGACAAGGCCCGTATTGTGCGCGAGGAATTGCTGTTTGCGGTGCGCCAACGTGTGACCGACTTGCTCACACAGTTGGCAGTAGGAATTCAGGGCTACCTCGCGCTGGATCTGGTGCGCCGCAACAACATGGAACTGATTAAAGGTGTAGACCGCGCCAGCACCACCACCGTTAGTGCGCTGCGAACCGCGATCATGGTGGCGCAGGCGCTGGGCACGCAACAGGCCGTGCTGGGACAGGTGACCGCGCTGAACGACACCACCGGGCGAATGATCGGCAGCACCGCGTCTCTCCTCAAGCAGCAATCCACCGAGATTCAGAAACAGGCGGGCAGCGCCACTGTAGACCCGCAGATTATTCAGGCCGCCTTCCGCGATGTGTACGGCGCACTGGACGCCATCAGCACCTACCGCACGCAGGCGCTAGAGCGCTTTAAGGACACCATTTCGGTGCTTGACCAAGAGGTGAGCCACGCTCAGACGTACCTAGACCGGGAACGTCAGCAAGCGTCACGGGACGTAGCGTTGGGGCTGAACGTGACGGAGAAGGGGGATTTGAAGCTGTAG
- a CDS encoding barstar family protein has protein sequence MAEVELETSRIFDWDTFHDVCSEVFGFPEFYGRNMNAWIDCLTYLDDGMTKFTLGAGELLLIRVTEFKTFSASYPELASTFLECVAFVNRRALDCGEPPQLALVLC, from the coding sequence ATGGCTGAAGTCGAATTGGAAACTTCTAGAATTTTTGATTGGGACACGTTCCATGACGTGTGCAGTGAAGTGTTCGGATTCCCAGAGTTCTATGGCCGAAACATGAACGCGTGGATTGATTGCCTGACCTATTTGGACGATGGCATGACAAAATTCACTCTGGGAGCTGGAGAGTTGTTGCTGATTCGCGTTACAGAGTTTAAGACTTTTTCTGCCAGCTATCCAGAACTTGCCTCAACGTTCCTTGAGTGCGTAGCCTTCGTCAATCGCCGCGCTCTTGACTGTGGAGAACCGCCCCAACTCGCGCTCGTTTTGTGTTGA
- the gatC gene encoding Asp-tRNA(Asn)/Glu-tRNA(Gln) amidotransferase subunit GatC, with translation MIDAAQIDHLAQLARLQLTPEERQTMQDDLNSILGYFEQLSAVHTEGVAEMQRPVTLVNVLRDDVPAEAFNVSVVAALAPEMQDNFIRVPRTVEAD, from the coding sequence ATGATCGACGCGGCCCAGATAGACCACCTCGCGCAGCTTGCCCGCTTGCAACTGACCCCCGAAGAACGCCAGACCATGCAGGACGACCTGAACTCCATCCTCGGTTACTTTGAGCAATTGAGCGCCGTGCACACCGAAGGCGTGGCCGAAATGCAGCGCCCCGTAACTCTGGTGAACGTGCTGCGCGACGACGTACCCGCAGAAGCCTTCAATGTGTCGGTGGTGGCTGCCCTCGCCCCTGAAATGCAGGACAATTTTATCCGTGTGCCGCGCACCGTAGAGGCCGACTGA